In Drosophila busckii strain San Diego stock center, stock number 13000-0081.31 chromosome 3R, ASM1175060v1, whole genome shotgun sequence, the sequence GCTTAACTTGCGTGGAATTATTGAAAGTCCAGGGAATTCCTTTTTCCATTTTGGCTCATCACCATTTATAATAGCATATATTAATATCAGAATCCAAAACAAGAGTATGCatgctataattatatataaaaccaTGTAGAACGCAACTATTCTAAACCAAGCCCAGGCTGTCCGTCCGAATAATTGATGCTTCtccaaatttaatatttttttcgaCCAAGGTATATCTTTCTTTCTGCGCACGGTTTCCTCATGTCGAAATTGTTTACGAAGCTTGTACGCTCCGGCTGGTACAACTATATCTTGCGGCattatatcaaatttataCTGAAAAAATCtgctttacaaaatatatactaaCAGAGAAAAAACCGAAATTCAAAATGGAAATTTCGAatgacaataaatataatagtaACACAGAtgtgctattttttatttcactcAGGTTCATAATTAGAAGGAATTACTATTTTAACCAAGTGTAGTGCAAATACTGTTGTGGCTAACTCTATAGGAATGTTTTTTCCCCAAACACGGCATTCAATGTAAACATCTTCATTTACTGGAAAGTTTTCGAACTGAACGCCAATTAAACGACGATAATTGGGATTCTCAGTGACATTGACGCGTGTTAAGTTTTCATATAAGTAAAACTCATCAGTTTCGGCGAATAAACCGTCTGCTTCATAATACCTGTGAGGGATATAATTAACCTTGGCTTTTTCCTCAATCTTGGGGTCCATATAAGTACATGATACCCAAATACGATTCCTGCGATACTCCTCGGGAATCTCCAGAATAAAATCGTAAAGTTCATCAGGCATTTCTTTGGGAACAGTAATAGCGCTATTGTATGTCTCAACCGTAAAGTTAATAGCGTAGTTCAGTTTTAACAATATGCATGGTGAGGCGGTCGTGTAACCCCAATTATTATCAAAATTGCATTCTCTTAAGTGGCGCGACACATTAACACCAAGCTTTTTGATAAATCCTTCTATTTTCTCAGTATGTCTGCGTATGTCACTCCTCATATATTCTCTATATCGTATGTATTTCACATTGCCTTTATAAAAGCCTGGTACACTGGACAGACTTGTTGTCTTGATCTCACCTGGTTTAATCATCTTAAACGTCCATTGGATATTTATCAGAATCATAGCCGTAATTAACGCATATAGtactatatagtatagaaTGATTTTAACCCATCCCAATGGGGTGCGTTTCGGTTCTTTTCGGTGTAAACGACACTGCTGATGCTTAGTCCATTGGTCCTTGCGAACTTCCCAATAACGCTGTCTTCTGACTACGCCGTATGAGCCacttgttataattatttcatcTGGCATATTGACTAGGAATATTATGCTTTAATTCTATATACAATATCATGGATTACCTTGATATTCAAAAGCTTGTAACAAACATTTaggttatttatttattgaaaaactgCTATTTAGTAAGGATGATCGCTTTGAGAACGTGCCAAGAGTGCACATTTTTGGGCTCGTTGCACTACCTCCGGGCAGCGACGTTTGCGCATGAAGCGGCAGTCCTGAAAGAAGCCTTCGTTGCGCGGAAATCCATGAGTAAAGTCCTGAAAGGTTAACAGTCCCATTCCCCAGATTTTGCCACCACGAAACTCACCCTCGTATTTCATGCCATCAGAGCGCCAAAAGATGCCGTTTCCATGAAACCAGCCCTGATGGAATTCACCCTCGTATCTAgccaaagtaaataattatttatttaattaatttgtttttttttgtttttggcgtgAGCCGACTTACTTGGCGCCATCAGGAAACCAGAGACAGCCCAGGCCCTGGCTTAGACCCTCTTGAAATTGGCCGTCGTAACGAGTGCCATCAGCTAATTGCAGATGGCCTATACCATGCTTCTGACCAAGTTGGTTCCACTCACCAATGTAGCGACTCGCATCTTCGTAACGCCAGCCGCCCACCTTGACAGCGCCACTACTGAACTGCCCCTGCTGGTGGCCATGCCcatgatgctgctgatgctgttgattCTCAATATGTGCAGTGGTTATGCCCACGCTGCTCCCTGCAACGGTTACGGCATTGCTTAGAGAAAATGTACTCCAAATCGTTAGTTAGTTCACCTACTGTCATCGTCATAGTCatccattgccattgccctAACTGCATCCAATGCGTTGCCAGCAGCTACTGAGCTTCAACGGGTTGCTGCCGTtccagcaattgcagcagctggtATGGCTTCATTGGCACGGCGGCCCTGGTCCAAATCTAATTAGCATATTGAACGCATGCACACTGGActgaacaaaaatatgcatacaaacatactTATGTACACACTGTTTTGTTGTTCCACTGTGGCTGCCTTTGAACAACTGTTGCTTCAGTTTAACGTTGTCAAGGCTGCCGCAAGTAATAACGGTGGTAACCATGACGACAACACCAGCAGTAGCCAAAGCAAATCCTGGCTagaaattttcattaattcCCAATCGGCTTGACAATGTTGCATCAAGGAATTATTTTACGTGAAGGGCATGTTACACGCACCATATACAATCTGGTAAGTAGGCCAACAGCTGCTCAAGCTATTTTCCTAATCAAGCTTAATCAAGATCAAGGACAAGCGCTATGAGGATGTCATCGAGTGCATTGTGAACTTTGGCGAGGCGGCAAATACGCGAGCGGGTCTCTCCACTCTGGGACATTGCTACTATCATGCACAGAAGTACGAGGAGGCGGCCAGCTGCTATGAGCAGCTCTGTCAACTGGTGCCCACAGAGCCCAAGTACAGGTGGGTAACGACTGGCGCTTAGCCAAGAGTTGACTAACTCAATTGCCTGTTAGATTCTACTATGCGCAGTCGCTTTACCAAGCTGGCATCTTTTCGGAGGCGTTGCGCGTGCTGAAGCAAATTGGCGACAAGGAGACGGAACTGCGTGAGCAttgcctgcagctgcagagcGCCATTCTCTACTCCAGCGAGGACTACGCGGGCGCACAGAGTTTGTTGAATCAGCGCACGCCAGGCACGCCGGAAACATTCAATGATGAGGGCTGCTTGTTGTATCAGGCGGATCAGCATGAGACGGCGGTGCAGCGTTTTCAGTCTGCATTGCAGGTGGGCGGCTTTAATCCGCTGGTGGCTTACAATGTGGCCTTGGCGCACTTTCAGCGCAAGCAGCGCGCCCAGGCTTTGGACTATACCGCAGAGATTGTGGAGCGCGGCATGCGCAACCATCCGGAGCTGGGTATAGGCGCACAGGTCGACACCGATGGCAGCGCACGCAGCGTGGGCAATCCCATTACGATGGCGCTATCCGGCATTACACAAGCGCTTAATCTGAAGGCTGCGCTGGAGTACCAAGACGGCAATATGGAGGCGGCACGCGATGCTTTGCTTGATTTGCCACCACGTGCCGAGAGCGAACTGGATCCGGTAACGCTGCACAACATGGCGCTAACGGACGCACAGGGTCCCGTGGCGGGACTACGCAAATTGGCCTTTCTGCTGGCGCTGGGCGCACCCGCCTGTCCCAAGGAGACCTTTGCCAACATCTTGCTGACCTGCTGCAAGCATGAGCTGTATGAAACCGCAGCTGATATTCTAGCTGAGCACACAGATCTCACCTACAAGTATCTATCGCAGTATCTATACGAGCTGCTGGATGCGCTCATCACAGCTCAGACCAGCTCCGAGTTGGCCGAGAAGAAACTCAACACGCTGGCCTCCAGTCTGGCGGGTAAACTGCGCAGCTTGGCCGCACGTGTGCAGGAGGTGAGAGCCACCAGCGAACAGCAGGCTCTACGTGATGCACTCAAGGATTACGAGCAGGCACTGGAGCTGTAAGTACAAGTCATCCCACTGCTTTATCAACTAAAGTGTATGCATGTTTAGATATCTGCCTGTGGTGATGGCACGCGCTTGGATTGCCTGGCGAGAGGATGACTTTCTGGGCGCAGAGCGTGAGTTCCGCTCGAGCGCTGAGTTCTGCTCGGAGAATGCCATCTGCTCGGTGTGGCGTCTGAATGCGGGACATGTGCTCTTCATGCAGGACAAGTACAAGGAGGCGGCGGCTTTCTATGAGCCCATAGTGCGCCAGCATGCGGATGATGTGGGTGCTCGACACTTGACACACTTGAagcttacaaatataaatatttatgcttgcaGATTATGTCCGTGTCCGCTGCTGTGCTGGCCAATCTGTGCGTTAGCTACATCATGACCTTTCAGAACGAGGAGGCCGAAGAGCTCATGCGCAAGGTGGAGAACGCCGAGGAGCAGAAGGGCAATCAGGGCAAGCAGTATCATCACTTATGCATTGTCAATCTGGTCGTGGGCACCTTGTACTGCGCCAAGTCCAACTACGAGTTTGGCCTATCGCGCATTGCGCACGCCTTGGAAGGCGGCTCCGGTGCGCGTCTCTATGCGGACACCTGGCTGCATGTGAAGCGCTGCATGCTTGGCCTGCTCACTGGCATGGCCAAGCAGAACATTATCTTGCCCTATCCAGCAGTGCAGGAGGTGCTCAACTTTCTCAAGTCCTGCGAGGCCTACGGGCTATACACGCCGGCCAATATATATACGGCAGCGGAGCAGGCGCCAGAGGAGCCGCTGACTATCGGACTCGAGGCTAGAAAGCTGCGTCTGCTGCTTATCAAGCTCAgtgaatatgaaaattattgagtttatacaatttgtcgtttaaatttatttaaatatacatatgtatatatatatatatatgtgtgtatgtatggttttatttgtatatgatTGATTATATTGTAGACAGGGGGGAAAACAAATCGAAATGTTGAGTTAATCGTTAATCGTTGCCTTAGCgaagaaagaaagaaacacAAAGAGGAGAACGAAGAGCAGCTGCAAGCCTTAGCGAGTTAATGTGCGTTTTAGCTCAAACATAAACATAGACTACGCTGTATatagttgtatatatgtatgtatgcatgtgtatatggCTAGACTAAAGCTTGCTTAGGCCAGCACAGCTGAGGTGGCCATCTCACTGACGCCGCAGGTGTTGTCGCCGCGATAGACGCGATAGTAGCCCTGTTCGCCCCAGCGTGGTCCCCACGAGTTCTTCACAATCCAGTAGGGCAGTGTCTTGTGGAAGTTGGGGTAGTCGGATACGCCATAGCCAACGATTAGCACGCCATGATCCAGATTCTTCTTGTTGCAGAGCGGTGACCAAGGATGCGAGACGCCGCCACGATAGAACTGCATAGCATTGGCATTGATacctaaaacaaaaatagttgtTTAAAGATTTCTCCTGCCTATGCATACTGCTGCTTACCTATAGAGATTGGTCCATTGGTCAGCAGCCACTCCTGCATGGCAGTCTCATTGCCCTTGGGCAGATCCACAAAGCTCGCCACCTGCACATGCGAGAGCGTCTTGTTGAAGGTGCACTGCTGCTTCTTGCCCTTATACGGATACTCCGCCTCGTACTCCAGACCGCCAATATCCTTGATGGCTCTGTAAAAAGCAAACGTAAGTATAAACTTTTGGTGTAAATTGTGGTTGACTCACTTGTAGGCATTGTCCATGAGTCCACCATTGCAAGCGCTGTCGGTGGAGTCGCAATCGAGCAGCTCCTGCTCGGAGAATTCCTGCAGCTCACCCGTCTTCACCGCGTAGAGACCTTCAATGTTGCCTGTAACGCTGAATGCCCAACAGGAGCCGCAGGATCCTTGGTTCTTCACATGTGTCACCGCATTCTTCTGACGCCAGTCAAACTCCTTGGGCATGGCACCCGCATAGGCAGGCACTACGGCCGGCTCACCACCAGTGGGCTGCTGCTCCGAGCGCTGCCAGAGTCCAGCGTGCTCCTTGTACTCCGTGCTGGTCATGTCGGCAAACTCGGTAATGCCGTACTTGGCACTGCCCATCTCATTGGCATTCAGCTCCTCAATGGTGCGCAGACTCTGGCGGAAAATGCGCAGGCGCATCTGATGCTCCATGCTGTTGGCATAGTGACGCTTGTGCTTCAGCTGGAACTTGTGGAACAAGTGCTCCACCTTGCTGAGCGTGTGATGCGAATGCTTCTTGTGTGCCTTCTTCTCCGCCCACTCCACGGAGCGACTGTGCCGCGCATGCACCGTCGGCTGATTGCGGCACTTGAAGGTTATATCGTGGCCATGCTCCAGCCACGGCTGCGCCCATATTTCCACAATGCAACGATGCTGCTTCTCCTTGCTATCAATCAGATCCGCGTCGATGCGCGTCAGTGTGCCGGAGACAACCTGACGCGATGCCGAGTAGACTTCGGCAATTCTGCAAAGATGAGAGCTCATATGAAGCCAAGTGGGAGACCATATCTATGCTCAACTCTACCTGTAGTGGGGTCCGACCTCGCCCTCGGTGAGTTTGTCTAGCGTACGCTGCAGTTGAATCTTCGCCTGCTGCGCGTCGAAGCGCTTGGCGCCGCCCACGGGTACCGCATTGGAGCTGCGTCTGCTGCGGCTCAGCTGCAACAAGAAGCGAAAGCCCATAAGATAAAACTGTCAACAAACTGTCTAAGTGTATTACGATTTATTCGAATTTTCTACAGTTTAAGATTCCACAAATGGCAAACTCTTTGCAAATAAACTCTGTTAGAAGCCACACTCGGCGGGCACCACATAGTCATCCAGCACGCGCACTACACGCAGCTTGCCCTGCGAGTCGACGCCCACCAGTCCCACCTCGGCCGCTTGCTTCTGCTCTTGCTCAGCGCGATCCACGTGCTGCTCATGCCGCTGGAACACCAGCATGGCCGCTGATAGGGCCGCCTCATTGCGCAGACAAGCGGAGAGTATCCAGATTTGCCGCAGGCGCAGCATCAGCCCAGATGGTTTCATATTGCCAAAATTGTCAACAGctatactttaatttaagaattGCTAGCCAAAAGTTAAACTCGTTCGCGTTAAATGACGTTATGCTCGCAGGATTTGTAAAAGGAATAAGCTCATGGAAaacatatagaaaataaaataatattttgtatattgaaaTGAGCGCCGCTCGACTATTGCCCCAACTGAGCAAAGTTCGTACCCAAATGCCAAACTATTAAGCTAAAATCTACGCCTGCTTCACAACAACTGGCAAATCGATAAGTGTGTTCCTAATTAGCCAGggatatacatttgtatgtatatatgttctgatgcgtttaattaatatagTGAGAgacaagagcagagcagagcagagctcGGAGCTCGGAGCTGAggcacatacataaattacatttaaatgcaaatgaaacaTCGACAGTGCcacaagacaaaaaaaaaactctataCAACTTGCATCAAACAGTCATATAAAtgtacactgcaaaaaataaatgttgtatgGCTTAAATCCATAAAGAGCATTAACTATAAAGTTGGTACTATCTATTGgaaaaaagttgcaaacatagctcaaatattaaagtttcagttaaaacaaaagaagtCAAAGAATTGACTCAAATATATCTAAATTGAAGAGTTGAATGAATTCTTAACATAACAttaatatatcatatatataatttaagtcttaaaataatttcagctGCTATTGATTTGAATAGCAATTCATTGCGCTCAGTGCATATAGAGACAATGCCAAACCAATCCACTTAGCCACTGCCGTCGCACCACAGATGCgagttaacaacaaaaacatgaCTAAAAAGACATATAGCAATACATATAGccagacatacatacatacatacagacatataAGCCAAACAATGCCGAGCACAAAACCAATTAAACCAAACATTTTGGCTGGAAATTCGTACGCCGGATTGCTCTCTGACTGCACGTGGGCAGAGCCGGGCGGGCCTAAATGCCTGGCTTTGCCACAACTGCGTGCGCGTGTAATTGATGAAGCACAGCAACGAGAGTGGAGTTGGAGcaggaacagcagcaggatCTCGAACGCAGTCAGGTGTGTTGAAGTATGCAATGACAACAGtacgaaatgaaatgtaatGGCAGCGACGtgtgtataattaaaaaaacagaTGCATCCAGGCAGGAATTGAACTGGCGATGTCAAACGTTGTCAAATTAGACAAAGATCGTTTAAGCCCTtagatatatattattattagttctCACGCATGTAGCACGTGTCCTGATTAGCTCCGCTCTAATGCTGCCATTTCAATAAGTCTAAATGCTTGTGCGCTGCAACACTTTGCTGATTTTCATCTGGCAAATGGAGCATGAAATGCATTGACACATGAGAGTCCTTGCCAGTTCGATTGCAAATTTATGATAATTTAAACTGTTTTTAAACCAGCTTAAAGCCATAGCAACTTGTcttgttcgttcgtttgtctgtctgtctgacagTCGATCTCTTGCTTTTGATCCACTGTGCGCTTGAGGCAGACGCTCCCCTATGAGGGTGACGAAAGTAGAGCAGAGCCCAGGATAATGAGAGcacttttgcatttgtgtgctGTCGACATCTCGCACCtcgttcacacacacagagagacacacacatacgcgcgcACTTGAGGGGCCTTCTTAGCAAGTTATATAGACAGAGATGCGGAGCCAGAGCCGGGTTAAACAGATTGCGGCCGTAATTTGAAAGCGGAAACTCATTTGATTATTAAGGTGAAATAAGTGCTCTGGGGGGAGGTCCTTGCTTGCTACAGGCGCTGGCCGGGGTGCAGGTTAAGTGGGCAAACAGAGGAATGTTGGCAGTTGCTGCCAGTTGGCTTAGCTGGAACTCAAGAGCCAgctgctgtgcgtgtgtgtgtgtgtgtgggggcgtgtgtgtgtgtgtgtgtgagcaggtGAGAAAAACgagcagcttaaataaattcaattaaataacattttctttttattgttcGCATTTACTTTACGAGTAAATATATAGGAGAGTATATATAAGGCAtaaacaatgtgtgtgtgtgtgtgtttgtgtgtgtgtgagagtggagtgtgtgtgtgtgtgtgtgcgcactgGGCGTATGATAATAATATTCAGATTCATAATGATtatgatgctgttgctgctgctgttgttgcctcttGCTGcacctgctcctgctcctcctgTTCTCcctcctgttgctgctgctcctttggCTCGTCATccctttgtttttgctgttccATGCCCGTGCGTTGCTGTTCAATGGTCTTTTCGAAATTATACGCACCCACCGATAGGATATCATCTAACCAGCGTTTCTCATTATCATTTAGCTCCGGTGTGGGCACAATTGTGGTGTTGGCTTCACCCTCGGCATCCCCCTCACCCTCACCCTCACCACCTTCCGCTTGCACCTTTGTGTCAACTACAGCAGCCGTAGCTGCAGACTCATCAACGCTAATTGACGTTGTGGGCTCATTAGTTGGCGCTACTTGCGCACTGGAgctgacgctggcgctggagcTAGCTATGATATTATGGCtatcgctgttgctgctgctgctgacggcGGAGTTATTGACACGTCGCTTAGCAGGCAACGTGCTGAGAATTTGTTTCTCCAAGTTCGCCATTTCGTTGTCGCTCAGCTCGTTGCGCTGCCCGCCATTGAAGATAGTGTTACTCACATATTTCTCGTTGAGCGCCTTGCCGCGCTCTTCGGCATCGGCGGGGGTGAGTGCATTGTCGGCGGCATCGCTGCAGTTGGAGTTGACCAGCTCGCGATATCTGTCGCCCCATTGGGTGGTCAGCCAGGGCTTCTCGAGTATGACCAGACGGCAAATGGTGTCCGCATCCTTGGCCTTTGTATCCACAGCGTTCAGGTGAATCTCATAGCGCACACCGTTGACAATCTCACGGAAGGCATCAATAATATTGACAAAGTTAAACGAGAGTGGGAGAAAGGTCATCGCAATGTTCTGCACGCCAATTAGATTGGGTGAGAGGAATTCGCGCTCGCCTGGATTCAGCACATGGACGAGTTTAATTGGCGGCTCGGAGATCGCCTCAGCTGCGCTCTCTGTGGtctgtttgtttatgtgtatgtgtgtgtgtgtgtgtgtgataagaagagacaaaaacaaaaagcaaagaacaCATATaaggagagagagacacacagaTAGAAAAAGTTTAGCTATTCGTTTCGAATAGCGGGATTAGTGTGAagcaagcgtgtgtgtgtatgtgtatgcatgtgtgtgtgtgtgtggcccaaGGTGTTTGCTTCGATAaggttttaaattgtttgtctttgtaacaacaacaaaacc encodes:
- the LOC108602871 gene encoding MORN repeat-containing protein 4 homolog, translating into MAMDDYDDDRSSVGITTAHIENQQHQQHHGHGHQQGQFSSGAVKVGGWRYEDASRYIGEWNQLGQKHGIGHLQLADGTRYDGQFQEGLSQGLGCLWFPDGAKYEGEFHQGWFHGNGIFWRSDGMKYEGEFRGGKIWGMGLLTFQDFTHGFPRNEGFFQDCRFMRKRRCPEVVQRAQKCALLARSQSDHPY
- the LOC108602865 gene encoding tetratricopeptide repeat protein 30 homolog — protein: MLHQGIILREGHVTRTIYNLIKDKRYEDVIECIVNFGEAANTRAGLSTLGHCYYHAQKYEEAASCYEQLCQLVPTEPKYRFYYAQSLYQAGIFSEALRVLKQIGDKETELREHCLQLQSAILYSSEDYAGAQSLLNQRTPGTPETFNDEGCLLYQADQHETAVQRFQSALQVGGFNPLVAYNVALAHFQRKQRAQALDYTAEIVERGMRNHPELGIGAQVDTDGSARSVGNPITMALSGITQALNLKAALEYQDGNMEAARDALLDLPPRAESELDPVTLHNMALTDAQGPVAGLRKLAFLLALGAPACPKETFANILLTCCKHELYETAADILAEHTDLTYKYLSQYLYELLDALITAQTSSELAEKKLNTLASSLAGKLRSLAARVQEVRATSEQQALRDALKDYEQALELYLPVVMARAWIAWREDDFLGAEREFRSSAEFCSENAICSVWRLNAGHVLFMQDKYKEAAAFYEPIVRQHADDIMSVSAAVLANLCVSYIMTFQNEEAEELMRKVENAEEQKGNQGKQYHHLCIVNLVVGTLYCAKSNYEFGLSRIAHALEGGSGARLYADTWLHVKRCMLGLLTGMAKQNIILPYPAVQEVLNFLKSCEAYGLYTPANIYTAAEQAPEEPLTIGLEARKLRLLLIKLSEYENY
- the LOC108603714 gene encoding putative cysteine proteinase CG12163 isoform X2, whose product is MKLLAATVALLLAIIQIQTAVSDEQQELSRSRRSSNAVPVGGAKRFDAQQAKIQLQRTLDKLTEGEVGPHYRIAEVYSASRQVVSGTLTRIDADLIDSKEKQHRCIVEIWAQPWLEHGHDITFKCRNQPTVHARHSRSVEWAEKKAHKKHSHHTLSKVEHLFHKFQLKHKRHYANSMEHQMRLRIFRQSLRTIEELNANEMGSAKYGITEFADMTSTEYKEHAGLWQRSEQQPTGGEPAVVPAYAGAMPKEFDWRQKNAVTHVKNQGSCGSCWAFSVTGNIEGLYAVKTGELQEFSEQELLDCDSTDSACNGGLMDNAYKAIKDIGGLEYEAEYPYKGKKQQCTFNKTLSHVQVASFVDLPKGNETAMQEWLLTNGPISIGINANAMQFYRGGVSHPWSPLCNKKNLDHGVLIVGYGVSDYPNFHKTLPYWIVKNSWGPRWGEQGYYRVYRGDNTCGVSEMATSAVLA
- the LOC108603714 gene encoding putative cysteine proteinase CG12163 isoform X1, whose amino-acid sequence is MKLLAATVALLLAIIQIQTAVSDEQQETTESAAEAISEPPIKLVHVLNPGEREFLSPNLIGVQNIAMTFLPLSFNFVNIIDAFREIVNGVRYEIHLNAVDTKAKDADTICRLVILEKPWLTTQWGDRYRELVNSNCSDAADNALTPADAEERGKALNEKYLSRSRRSSNAVPVGGAKRFDAQQAKIQLQRTLDKLTEGEVGPHYRIAEVYSASRQVVSGTLTRIDADLIDSKEKQHRCIVEIWAQPWLEHGHDITFKCRNQPTVHARHSRSVEWAEKKAHKKHSHHTLSKVEHLFHKFQLKHKRHYANSMEHQMRLRIFRQSLRTIEELNANEMGSAKYGITEFADMTSTEYKEHAGLWQRSEQQPTGGEPAVVPAYAGAMPKEFDWRQKNAVTHVKNQGSCGSCWAFSVTGNIEGLYAVKTGELQEFSEQELLDCDSTDSACNGGLMDNAYKAIKDIGGLEYEAEYPYKGKKQQCTFNKTLSHVQVASFVDLPKGNETAMQEWLLTNGPISIGINANAMQFYRGGVSHPWSPLCNKKNLDHGVLIVGYGVSDYPNFHKTLPYWIVKNSWGPRWGEQGYYRVYRGDNTCGVSEMATSAVLA
- the LOC108603715 gene encoding uncharacterized protein LOC108603715, with protein sequence MKPSGLMLRLRQIWILSACLRNEAALSAAMLVFQRHEQHVDRAEQEQKQAAEVGLVGVDSQGKLRVVRVLDDYVVPAECGF